In one window of Catellicoccus marimammalium M35/04/3 DNA:
- the obgE gene encoding GTPase ObgE, translating to MSMFLDQVNIEVKAGKGGDGMVSFRREKYVPNGGPSGGDGGKGGSIILKVDEGLRTLMDFRYNRHFKAKSGEKGMNKGMHGRGAEDLIVKVPAGTTVRDANTGQLLGDLVENGQELVVARGGRGGRGNIRFATARNTAPEIAENGEPGEERTLNLELKVLADVGLVGFPSVGKSTLLSVVSKARPKIGDYHFTTLVPNVGMVFLKDGESFVMADMPGLIEGASQGVGLGDQFLRHIERTRVLLHVIDMSGLEGRDPYEDYVTINQELKSYDLRLLERPQIIVANKMDMPDAKENLEQFKAHLAEEFSEEEMPQIFPISGITKQGVEPLLEATAQLLNETPEFPLYTEEEMEETVQYGLQEEEPAFYITRNSDGSWNLSGDKIEKLYKMTNFDHDESSMRFARQLRAMGVDEALRARGAKDGDYIYLDDFIFEFIE from the coding sequence ATGTCCATGTTTTTGGATCAAGTAAACATTGAAGTAAAAGCCGGAAAAGGCGGAGATGGAATGGTTTCATTCCGTCGTGAAAAATACGTTCCGAATGGCGGACCTTCTGGAGGAGATGGCGGAAAAGGGGGAAGTATCATCTTAAAAGTAGATGAGGGCTTACGTACCTTAATGGATTTCCGCTATAATCGTCATTTCAAAGCCAAAAGTGGTGAAAAAGGAATGAATAAAGGGATGCATGGACGCGGAGCAGAAGATTTGATTGTCAAAGTTCCTGCAGGGACAACTGTGCGCGATGCAAATACAGGTCAATTATTAGGAGACCTAGTAGAAAATGGACAAGAATTAGTGGTTGCTCGTGGAGGCCGTGGAGGTCGTGGAAATATCCGTTTTGCGACTGCTAGAAATACAGCACCTGAAATTGCTGAAAATGGAGAACCAGGTGAAGAGCGGACATTAAATCTTGAATTAAAAGTACTTGCTGATGTAGGTCTTGTTGGTTTCCCTTCTGTTGGGAAATCTACTTTATTGTCTGTAGTCTCTAAAGCTCGCCCTAAAATTGGGGATTATCATTTTACTACCTTAGTTCCTAATGTAGGAATGGTATTTTTAAAAGATGGTGAAAGCTTTGTTATGGCAGATATGCCAGGATTAATCGAAGGAGCTTCTCAAGGAGTAGGATTAGGAGATCAATTTTTACGCCATATTGAGCGAACACGTGTTTTATTACATGTGATTGATATGAGTGGGCTAGAAGGAAGAGATCCTTATGAAGATTATGTTACAATTAATCAAGAGTTGAAATCCTATGATTTACGTTTATTAGAACGTCCACAAATTATCGTTGCCAATAAAATGGATATGCCAGATGCCAAAGAAAATTTAGAGCAGTTTAAAGCGCACTTAGCAGAAGAATTTTCAGAAGAAGAAATGCCACAAATTTTCCCAATTTCAGGGATTACAAAACAAGGGGTAGAACCATTATTAGAGGCAACTGCACAATTACTAAATGAAACTCCAGAATTTCCATTGTATACTGAAGAAGAAATGGAAGAAACTGTACAGTATGGTTTACAAGAAGAAGAACCTGCTTTCTACATTACAAGAAATTCCGATGGTTCTTGGAATTTATCTGGAGATAAGATTGAAAAATTATACAAGATGACAAACTTCGATCATGATGAAAGTAGTATGCGTTTTGCTCGCCAATTACGTGCTATGGGAGTGGATGAAGCATTACGTGCTCGCGGAGCTAAAGATGGAGATTATATTTATTTAGATGACTTTATTTTTGAATTTATTGAGTAG
- a CDS encoding response regulator transcription factor, which translates to MLKFLVIEDERNLSDSIADMLRRLGKVEQVFNGEDGLYQAEKGVYDLIILDLMLPGLDGFTILNELRRKKINTPVLILSAKDSLEDKVRAFKDGTDDYLTKPFHREELMLRVKALLKRSMGIEESNVIENGNLKINLNNHVVTYEDRIIQLQGKEFDLLLYLVQNKDVIVTKEQIFDRIWGFDSSTSITVVEVYMSNLRKQLKKQNVPNMIRTLRNVGYIWENPSED; encoded by the coding sequence ATGTTAAAATTTTTAGTTATTGAAGATGAGCGTAATTTATCAGATAGTATCGCAGATATGTTACGTCGTCTAGGAAAAGTAGAACAAGTTTTTAACGGAGAAGATGGCTTATATCAAGCAGAAAAAGGAGTTTACGACTTAATTATTTTAGACTTAATGTTACCAGGATTAGATGGTTTTACTATCTTGAATGAATTACGTCGTAAAAAAATTAATACACCTGTTTTAATTTTATCTGCTAAAGACAGCTTAGAAGATAAAGTACGTGCTTTTAAAGATGGTACGGATGATTACTTAACAAAACCATTCCATCGCGAAGAATTAATGTTACGTGTTAAAGCGTTATTAAAACGTTCTATGGGAATTGAAGAAAGTAATGTAATTGAAAATGGAAACTTAAAAATTAATCTAAATAATCACGTAGTTACTTATGAAGATCGTATTATTCAATTACAAGGAAAAGAATTTGACTTATTATTATATCTTGTACAAAACAAAGATGTAATTGTTACAAAAGAACAAATCTTCGACCGAATCTGGGGATTTGATTCTAGTACTTCTATTACCGTTGTTGAAGTGTATATGAGTAATTTACGTAAACAATTGAAAAAACAAAATGTACCAAACATGATCCGTACATTACGTAATGTGGGCTATATCTGGGAAAATCCATCGGAAGACTAA
- a CDS encoding sensor histidine kinase codes for MDSRIRKQEKHLLLSNILIFSFLFICFGMIIYHMTKTTIYFQVDNVIEQIFQNKDITEDKRIRQVEKTSRYTIRIVRWSDDGKILNDETIDDRNMSDSLFKQLSLDKNDLNRFVCKEYKDDDSNVYYRSMTKPYMVKGKKTYVEVLVAITQIHEAAGRFRKSLFFYLIIFTLLSFIISYYLAKLAMKPIIRSWRSQQRFVEDASHELRTPLTVIQAKLEQLFTHPRHTIIEESENIAISLNEVRRLEQLIKDLSFLAKSDSSALVIHEELHDIHQFIDQAVSPYCEIAEMKDRHLTIENHTPHLKLWFDSQKIHQLLVILIDNAMKYTEDEGQIVVVSKTTPKHWIIEVKDNGIGASDEDKQHLFDRFYRVDSSRSRETGGTGLGLSIAQWIVNSHDGTITALDNSPKGLIIRVVLPLQTEERNN; via the coding sequence ATGGATAGTCGTATTCGCAAACAAGAGAAACATCTGTTACTTTCTAATATTTTGATTTTTTCTTTTCTCTTTATTTGTTTTGGTATGATTATTTATCATATGACAAAAACTACTATTTATTTCCAGGTTGATAATGTAATCGAGCAAATTTTCCAAAATAAAGATATTACAGAAGATAAAAGAATTCGTCAGGTAGAAAAGACCTCGCGCTATACGATTCGTATTGTGCGATGGTCTGATGATGGAAAAATTTTAAATGATGAAACGATTGATGATCGCAATATGTCGGACTCATTGTTTAAACAGCTCTCGTTGGATAAAAATGATTTAAATCGTTTTGTCTGTAAAGAATACAAAGATGACGATTCTAATGTATATTATCGATCGATGACAAAACCTTATATGGTAAAAGGGAAGAAAACTTATGTTGAAGTATTAGTTGCGATTACGCAAATTCATGAAGCAGCAGGTCGTTTCCGAAAATCATTATTTTTCTATTTGATTATTTTTACGCTGCTGTCTTTTATTATCAGTTATTATTTAGCCAAATTAGCAATGAAACCTATCATTCGTTCTTGGAGAAGTCAACAACGCTTTGTGGAAGATGCTTCTCATGAATTACGAACTCCATTAACCGTCATTCAAGCTAAATTAGAACAATTGTTTACTCATCCTCGACATACGATTATCGAAGAAAGCGAGAATATTGCTATTTCTTTAAATGAAGTTCGTCGTTTAGAGCAATTGATTAAAGATTTATCTTTCTTAGCTAAATCAGATAGTAGTGCATTGGTAATTCATGAAGAATTACATGATATTCATCAATTTATTGACCAGGCAGTCTCTCCTTATTGTGAAATTGCGGAAATGAAAGACCGTCATTTGACGATAGAGAATCATACACCACATTTAAAATTATGGTTTGATTCACAAAAAATCCATCAATTGTTGGTAATTTTGATTGATAACGCGATGAAATATACAGAAGACGAAGGACAAATTGTTGTCGTATCAAAAACAACTCCTAAACATTGGATTATTGAAGTAAAAGATAATGGAATCGGAGCAAGTGATGAAGATAAACAACATTTATTTGACCGTTTTTACCGTGTAGATTCTTCTCGTTCTCGTGAGACTGGAGGAACAGGATTAGGGTTATCTATTGCACAATGGATTGTCAATTCACATGATGGCACAATTACAGCATTAGATAATTCGCCAAAAGGTTTAATTATTCGTGTTGTATTACCATTACAGACAGAGGAAAGAAATAATTAA
- the rnz gene encoding ribonuclease Z: MELQFLGTGAGVPATSRNVTSIALKLLDECNEIWLFDCGEGTQQQILKTHIRPRKINKIFITHLHGDHIFGLPGLLSSRSFQGGDENLVIYGPKGIKKFVETTLKISESRLSYKISYVELDAFEGVKTIIDNKKFKVEVALLDHRIHSFGYRIIEKDLPGELLIDKVKAANIPQGPVYSQLKKGEIVTLEDGRTFDGKDFIGQPKKGRIVTILGDTRKTPNVEILAKDADVLVHESTFGKDEQKLAANYYHSTSTQAATVAKNANVKRLFLTHISARYVGKLAYQLQKEARSIFKNTKIAWDFDVFEIPSIKETNKKEGDKK, encoded by the coding sequence ATGGAATTACAATTTTTAGGCACTGGTGCTGGTGTCCCAGCTACCTCAAGAAATGTAACCAGCATTGCATTAAAGTTATTAGATGAATGTAATGAGATTTGGTTATTTGATTGTGGAGAAGGAACTCAGCAACAAATATTAAAGACACATATACGTCCACGAAAAATTAATAAAATTTTTATTACTCATTTACATGGAGATCATATTTTTGGTTTACCTGGATTATTAAGTAGTCGTTCTTTCCAAGGGGGCGATGAAAATCTAGTGATTTATGGACCAAAAGGAATTAAAAAATTTGTTGAAACAACATTAAAAATTTCAGAATCAAGATTAAGTTATAAAATTTCTTATGTTGAGTTAGATGCCTTTGAAGGGGTAAAAACTATTATTGATAATAAAAAGTTTAAAGTTGAAGTTGCTTTGCTAGATCATCGTATTCATTCTTTTGGTTACCGCATCATTGAAAAAGATTTGCCTGGAGAATTATTAATCGATAAAGTAAAAGCTGCAAATATTCCACAAGGTCCGGTTTACTCACAATTGAAAAAAGGAGAAATCGTGACTTTAGAAGATGGTAGAACTTTTGATGGGAAAGATTTTATTGGTCAACCGAAAAAAGGACGCATCGTTACTATTTTAGGGGATACAAGAAAAACGCCAAATGTGGAAATTTTAGCAAAAGATGCAGATGTTTTAGTCCATGAAAGTACTTTTGGTAAAGATGAACAAAAATTAGCAGCCAATTACTACCATTCTACAAGTACGCAAGCAGCGACTGTAGCGAAAAATGCGAATGTAAAACGTTTGTTCTTAACTCATATTAGTGCTCGCTATGTTGGAAAATTAGCTTATCAATTACAAAAAGAAGCACGTAGTATTTTCAAAAATACAAAAATTGCTTGGGACTTTGACGTTTTTGAAATTCCAAGTATTAAAGAAACAAATAAAAAAGAGGGCGACAAAAAATGA
- a CDS encoding LapA family protein — protein MKKNWKMIIGLILAFIVVIFAILNREEAVINFGFVQLKQPLIILILGSTLLGALISFLLSSASLFGKNRQIKNLQKEMTELKASQSRKIDAKVEDAKKEYEQLLGEKEEAIHALEEKLAQHSSLQENHDQV, from the coding sequence ATGAAGAAAAATTGGAAAATGATTATTGGGTTAATTTTAGCCTTTATCGTAGTAATCTTTGCGATTTTAAATCGAGAAGAAGCTGTAATTAACTTTGGCTTTGTACAATTGAAACAGCCTTTAATTATTTTAATTTTAGGATCAACCTTACTTGGAGCATTAATTAGCTTCTTATTATCTTCAGCTAGTCTATTTGGAAAAAATCGTCAAATTAAAAACTTACAAAAAGAAATGACTGAATTAAAAGCAAGTCAAAGTCGAAAAATTGATGCAAAAGTAGAAGATGCTAAAAAAGAATATGAACAATTATTAGGAGAAAAAGAAGAAGCGATTCATGCATTGGAAGAAAAATTAGCACAACATTCTTCTTTACAAGAAAATCATGACCAAGTCTAA